The following are encoded together in the Nocardioides okcheonensis genome:
- a CDS encoding CoA-acylating methylmalonate-semialdehyde dehydrogenase yields MTDTAEIVHWADGAPLTGSPTGWADVTNPATGEVTGRVALASEADAAEVIAAAARAARGWGTTSLARRTQVMFAFRELLNARKDELAAIITAEHGKVHSDAMGEIARGLEVVEFACGMSHLLKGGHSEEASTGVDVHSKRVPLGVVGIISPFNFPAMVPMWFFPVAIAAGNTVVLKPSEKDPSAATWLAALWKEAGLPDGVFNVLHGDKTAVDALLTSPDVQAISFVGSTPIAEYVYETASRHGKRVQALGGAKNHMVVLPDADLDLAADSAVNAGYGSAGERCMAISVLVAVDPVGDELVARIADRTRTLLIGDGGRSATGDGKEADMGPLVTKAHRDRVSSFIDSGEAAGAKVVVDGRDVAARGGQDGFWLGPTLFDDVTPDMEIYTEEIFGPVLSVVRVKTYDEAVALVNANQYGNGTAVFTNDGGAARRFEADVEVGMIGVNVPVPVPVAYYSFGGWKRSLFGDTHAHGTEGVHFFTRGKVVTTRWIDPANRPAGGLELGFPRND; encoded by the coding sequence ATGACCGACACCGCTGAGATCGTGCACTGGGCCGACGGTGCGCCCCTGACCGGCTCGCCCACCGGTTGGGCCGACGTGACCAACCCCGCCACCGGCGAGGTGACCGGCCGGGTCGCGCTGGCCAGCGAGGCCGACGCGGCCGAGGTGATCGCGGCCGCCGCCCGCGCCGCCCGCGGCTGGGGCACCACCTCGCTCGCGCGGCGTACGCAGGTGATGTTCGCCTTCCGCGAGCTGCTCAACGCCCGCAAGGACGAGCTCGCCGCGATCATCACCGCCGAGCACGGCAAGGTGCACTCCGACGCGATGGGCGAGATCGCCCGCGGCCTCGAGGTCGTCGAGTTCGCCTGCGGCATGTCCCACCTGCTCAAGGGCGGGCACAGCGAGGAGGCTTCGACCGGCGTCGACGTGCACTCCAAGCGGGTGCCGCTCGGCGTGGTGGGCATCATCAGCCCCTTCAACTTCCCGGCCATGGTGCCGATGTGGTTCTTCCCGGTCGCGATCGCGGCCGGCAACACGGTCGTGCTCAAGCCCAGCGAGAAGGACCCCAGCGCGGCCACCTGGCTCGCCGCCCTCTGGAAGGAGGCCGGTCTCCCCGACGGCGTCTTCAACGTGCTCCACGGCGACAAGACCGCCGTCGACGCGCTGCTCACCAGCCCCGACGTGCAGGCGATCAGCTTCGTCGGCTCGACGCCGATCGCGGAGTACGTCTACGAGACCGCCAGCCGCCACGGCAAGCGCGTCCAGGCCCTCGGCGGCGCGAAGAACCACATGGTCGTCCTCCCCGACGCCGACCTCGACCTCGCCGCCGACTCGGCCGTCAACGCCGGCTACGGCAGCGCCGGCGAGCGCTGCATGGCGATCAGCGTGCTGGTCGCCGTCGACCCGGTCGGCGACGAGCTGGTCGCCCGGATCGCCGACCGCACTCGCACCCTGCTGATCGGCGACGGCGGACGCTCGGCGACCGGGGACGGGAAGGAGGCCGACATGGGCCCGCTCGTGACGAAGGCCCACCGCGACCGGGTCAGCTCGTTCATCGACTCCGGCGAGGCCGCCGGCGCGAAGGTCGTCGTCGACGGCCGCGACGTGGCGGCCCGGGGCGGGCAGGACGGCTTCTGGCTCGGCCCCACCCTCTTCGACGACGTCACCCCCGACATGGAGATCTACACCGAGGAGATCTTCGGCCCGGTCCTGTCCGTGGTCCGCGTGAAGACCTACGACGAGGCGGTCGCGCTGGTCAACGCCAACCAGTACGGCAACGGCACGGCCGTGTTCACCAACGACGGCGGCGCCGCCCGTCGCTTCGAGGCCGACGTCGAGGTCGGCATGATCGGCGTCAACGTGCCGGTCCCGGTGCCGGTCGCCTACTACTCCTTCGGTGGCTGGAAGCGGTCGCTGTTCGGCGACACCCACGCCCACGGCACCGAGGGCGTGCACTTCTTCACCCGCGGCAAGGTCGTCACCACCCGGTGGATCGACCCCGCCAACCGGCCCGCGGGCGGTCTCGAGCTGGGGTTCCCGCGCAATGACTGA
- a CDS encoding PucR family transcriptional regulator produces MAETTPGVTLTEALALPTFRRAAPRVVAGAGAADRPIRWVHATERADVRDLLRAGDLLLTMGTGLPVDDDAAGFAAFVDELVEVGSAGVVVELGRRWSDALPSALVESCEQHGLPLVVLGQETRFAALAQEIGERVVDHQVAELREAQRVHETFTELSFSQAGPVEILQAVQRLAGGPVVVENAHHRPLDYFPGPDDEGGFLDGWPARSRRVEVAGRTGWDAGNGWLVTRLGTAEQGWGRLVIGSAAAPSQRLVAVAERAAAALALHRLHDRDRGTLMRRTHLELLTGLVEQPGSEEVQRRCELAGFALRRRCFAALVVRPRIGASSPADLDEVAATVVRAAHGLRLPALVCEVERDLRVLVSAPATADADDLVDRVAARVLAHHDVVLAAGRAVAERSAIARTVTEAGQVADAAPQVRRESDPDVHRLDDLHLRGLLALLGEDDRLRLYVERELAPLRRHDSADGSRTDLLAALRALLLHPASKTEAAASLHLSRAAFYDRLARIEALLDADLDDPDVRVSLHVALLADELFSDPRPAGDR; encoded by the coding sequence GTGGCCGAGACGACGCCGGGCGTGACGCTGACCGAGGCCCTCGCGCTGCCCACCTTCCGGCGGGCCGCCCCGCGGGTCGTGGCCGGCGCGGGTGCCGCCGACCGTCCGATCCGGTGGGTGCACGCCACCGAGCGCGCCGACGTGCGCGACCTGCTCCGGGCCGGTGACCTGCTGCTCACCATGGGCACCGGGCTGCCGGTCGACGACGACGCGGCCGGCTTCGCGGCGTTCGTCGACGAGCTGGTCGAGGTCGGCAGCGCGGGCGTGGTCGTCGAGCTCGGCCGCCGCTGGTCCGACGCGCTGCCGTCGGCGCTCGTCGAGTCGTGCGAGCAGCACGGGCTGCCACTGGTCGTGCTCGGCCAGGAGACCCGCTTCGCGGCGCTGGCGCAGGAGATCGGGGAGCGCGTGGTCGACCACCAGGTCGCCGAGCTGCGCGAGGCGCAGCGGGTGCACGAGACGTTCACCGAGCTGAGCTTCAGCCAGGCCGGTCCGGTGGAGATCCTCCAGGCCGTGCAGCGCCTCGCCGGCGGGCCGGTCGTGGTGGAGAACGCCCACCACCGGCCGCTCGACTACTTCCCGGGCCCGGACGACGAGGGCGGCTTCCTCGACGGCTGGCCGGCCCGGTCGCGCCGCGTCGAGGTCGCGGGGCGCACCGGCTGGGACGCCGGCAACGGCTGGCTGGTCACCCGGCTCGGCACGGCCGAGCAGGGGTGGGGCCGGCTGGTGATCGGCTCGGCCGCCGCGCCCTCCCAGCGGCTGGTCGCGGTCGCCGAGCGGGCCGCGGCGGCGCTCGCGCTGCACCGGCTGCACGACCGGGACCGCGGCACGCTGATGCGCCGCACGCACCTCGAGCTGCTCACCGGGCTGGTCGAGCAGCCGGGGTCGGAGGAGGTGCAGCGACGCTGCGAGCTCGCCGGCTTCGCGCTGCGGCGTCGGTGCTTCGCGGCGCTTGTGGTCCGACCGCGGATCGGCGCGTCCTCGCCGGCCGACCTCGACGAGGTCGCCGCGACCGTGGTCCGGGCCGCCCACGGGCTGCGCCTGCCGGCGCTGGTGTGCGAGGTGGAGCGCGACCTGCGGGTGCTGGTGTCCGCCCCCGCGACCGCGGACGCCGACGACCTGGTCGACCGGGTGGCCGCGCGGGTCCTCGCCCACCACGACGTGGTGCTCGCCGCCGGCCGCGCGGTCGCCGAGCGGTCCGCGATCGCGCGGACCGTCACCGAGGCGGGGCAGGTGGCCGACGCCGCCCCGCAGGTCCGCCGGGAGTCCGACCCCGACGTCCACCGGCTCGACGACCTGCACCTGCGCGGGCTGCTGGCGCTCCTCGGCGAGGACGACCGGCTGCGGCTCTACGTCGAGCGCGAGCTGGCGCCGTTGCGCCGCCACGACAGCGCCGACGGCTCGCGCACCGACCTGCTCGCCGCGCTGCGCGCGCTGCTGCTCCACCCGGCGAGCAAGACCGAGGCCGCCGCGAGCCTCCACCTCTCCCGCGCCGCCTTCTACGACCGGCTCGCGCGGATCGAGGCGCTGCTCGACGCCGACCTCGACGACCCCGACGTGCGGGTCTCGCTCCACGTCGCCCTCCTGGCCGACGAGCTGTTCAGCGATCCCCGGCCGGCCGGGGATCGCTGA
- a CDS encoding cupin domain-containing protein, translated as MSGVEVGVWEMSPGTATDVEVDEVFVVLSGSATVTFEDGERVDLGPGTVVRLRAGEHTTWVVHETLRKIYVA; from the coding sequence GTGTCCGGCGTCGAGGTCGGGGTCTGGGAGATGAGCCCCGGCACCGCCACCGACGTCGAGGTGGACGAGGTCTTCGTCGTCCTCTCGGGCTCGGCCACGGTGACCTTCGAGGACGGCGAGCGCGTCGACCTCGGCCCCGGCACCGTCGTCCGGCTGCGGGCCGGCGAGCACACCACGTGGGTCGTCCACGAGACCCTGCGCAAGATCTACGTCGCCTGA
- a CDS encoding gamma-aminobutyraldehyde dehydrogenase — protein MTETVRNFVDGALVESEATDFIDLVDPTTGELDGRSPVSTAAEVDRAYAAAAAASESWKRLTPGRRQGHLLDLAAAVAERRDEISAVQARDTGQPVRHIASEEVDQGVDQLRFFAGAARLLEGKSAGEYLEGHTSSIRREPIGVVGQVTPWNYPFAMAIWKVAPALAAGNTVVLKPSDTTPRSTVLLAEIAGDVLPAGVLNVVNGDATTGRHLVEHPTPGLVAITGSVRAGIEVATSAARNLKRAHLELGGKAPVVVLPDADLSRTAEMVAAAAYFNAGQDCTAATRVIVHRSVHDELVALLVKEAEGTRPGPPSDPDADYGPLNNAAHLAKVEAFLTDLPAHADVRTGGARHGDTGFYFAPTVVTGVRQDDRIVQQEVFGPVLTVQPFDTEAEAVAMANGVDYGLAGSVWTRDHGTADRLTRELDFGCVWVNTHIPFVSEMPHGGFGSSGYGKDLSGYGFDDYTRIKHVMSAHY, from the coding sequence ATGACCGAGACGGTCCGCAACTTCGTCGACGGCGCCCTCGTCGAGTCGGAGGCCACCGACTTCATCGACCTCGTGGACCCCACGACCGGTGAGCTCGACGGTCGCTCGCCGGTGTCGACCGCGGCCGAGGTGGACCGGGCGTACGCAGCCGCGGCGGCGGCGTCGGAGTCGTGGAAGCGGCTCACCCCCGGTCGGCGGCAGGGCCACCTGCTCGACCTGGCCGCCGCCGTCGCCGAGCGGCGCGACGAGATCAGCGCGGTGCAGGCGCGCGACACCGGCCAGCCGGTGCGCCACATCGCGAGCGAGGAGGTCGACCAGGGCGTCGACCAGCTGCGCTTCTTCGCCGGCGCGGCGCGGCTGCTGGAGGGCAAGTCGGCGGGGGAGTACCTCGAGGGCCACACCTCCTCGATCCGCCGCGAGCCGATCGGCGTGGTCGGCCAGGTGACGCCGTGGAACTACCCCTTCGCGATGGCGATCTGGAAGGTCGCCCCGGCCCTCGCCGCCGGCAACACCGTCGTCCTCAAGCCCAGCGACACCACCCCGCGCTCGACGGTCCTGCTCGCCGAGATCGCCGGCGACGTCCTCCCGGCAGGGGTGCTCAACGTCGTCAACGGGGACGCCACCACCGGTCGCCACCTCGTCGAGCACCCGACCCCCGGCCTGGTCGCGATCACCGGCTCCGTGAGGGCCGGCATCGAGGTCGCCACCTCGGCCGCCCGCAACCTCAAGCGCGCCCACCTCGAGCTCGGCGGCAAGGCGCCGGTCGTGGTGCTGCCCGACGCCGACCTGTCGCGGACCGCGGAGATGGTCGCGGCCGCGGCGTACTTCAACGCCGGCCAGGACTGCACGGCCGCGACGCGCGTGATCGTCCACCGCAGCGTGCACGACGAGCTGGTCGCGCTGCTGGTGAAGGAGGCCGAGGGCACCCGTCCCGGCCCGCCGTCCGACCCCGACGCCGACTACGGCCCGCTGAACAACGCCGCCCACCTGGCCAAGGTCGAGGCGTTCCTGACCGACCTGCCCGCGCACGCGGACGTACGCACCGGGGGCGCCCGGCACGGCGACACCGGCTTCTACTTCGCCCCCACCGTCGTGACCGGCGTGCGCCAGGACGACCGGATCGTGCAGCAGGAGGTCTTCGGGCCGGTGCTCACCGTGCAGCCCTTCGACACCGAGGCCGAGGCGGTCGCGATGGCCAACGGCGTGGACTACGGCCTGGCCGGCAGCGTGTGGACCCGCGACCACGGCACCGCCGACCGGCTCACCCGCGAGCTCGACTTCGGGTGCGTGTGGGTCAACACCCACATCCCGTTCGTCTCCGAGATGCCGCACGGCGGGTTCGGGTCGTCGGGCTACGGCAAGGACCTCTCGGGCTACGGCTTCGACGACTACACGCGCATCAAGCACGTGATGAGCGCCCACTACTGA
- a CDS encoding MarR family winged helix-turn-helix transcriptional regulator yields the protein MGDTGQAVDDAATPWLDDDEQQAWRAFSSVVARLEPALDSQLRRDHDLRHFDYAVLALLSEQEDRTLRLSALADGADGSLSRLSQVVTRLERLGLVARVPDPDDGRATRASLTDAGLARVVDAAPSHVREVRRLVVDRLTRTQLRQLAAISERLSEALDDDPGCAGGP from the coding sequence GTGGGTGACACGGGGCAGGCGGTGGACGATGCGGCGACGCCGTGGCTCGACGACGACGAGCAGCAGGCGTGGCGCGCCTTCAGCAGCGTCGTGGCGCGCCTCGAGCCCGCCCTCGACTCCCAGCTGCGCCGCGACCACGACCTGCGTCACTTCGACTACGCCGTGCTCGCCCTGCTCTCGGAGCAGGAGGACCGCACGCTGCGGCTGAGCGCGCTCGCCGACGGCGCCGACGGCTCCCTCTCCCGCCTCTCGCAGGTGGTCACGCGGCTCGAACGGCTGGGGCTCGTCGCCCGCGTGCCCGACCCCGACGACGGGCGGGCGACGCGGGCCAGCCTCACCGACGCGGGCCTGGCGCGGGTCGTCGACGCCGCCCCCAGCCACGTGCGCGAGGTCCGCCGGCTGGTCGTCGACCGGCTGACCCGGACCCAGCTGCGCCAGCTGGCGGCCATCTCCGAGCGGCTCTCCGAGGCGCTCGACGACGACCCGGGGTGCGCCGGCGGGCCGTGA
- a CDS encoding DoxX family protein, with translation MDVVLWIVAGVLALAFVAAGGMKLAQPKEKLSASGMGWVDDFSAGAVKGIGLLEVLGAVGLVLPGLTGVAPVLVPLAALGLALTMVGAAVVHLRRGEQQMVVVNAVLLVLALVVVVGRFWVEPF, from the coding sequence ATGGACGTCGTGCTGTGGATCGTGGCGGGGGTGCTGGCGCTCGCCTTCGTGGCCGCCGGTGGCATGAAGCTGGCGCAGCCGAAGGAGAAGCTCTCCGCGTCGGGCATGGGATGGGTCGACGACTTCTCCGCCGGCGCGGTGAAGGGGATCGGCCTGCTGGAGGTGCTCGGTGCCGTCGGCCTGGTGCTGCCGGGGCTGACCGGGGTGGCGCCGGTGCTGGTGCCGCTGGCCGCGCTCGGCCTGGCGCTGACGATGGTCGGGGCGGCGGTCGTGCACCTGCGCCGGGGCGAGCAGCAGATGGTGGTCGTCAACGCGGTGCTGCTGGTGCTCGCGCTGGTGGTCGTGGTCGGTCGCTTCTGGGTCGAGCCCTTCTGA
- a CDS encoding carboxymuconolactone decarboxylase family protein, protein MRLPDLTPERLDEAQRALRERIVGGPRGSGPQHFPLTTPDGALTGPFGVMLHEPALGAPLQELGSAIRYATGLDDRTREIAILAVAAATGSDFEQYAHERVGRAVGLTDDEIAALAAGAFTSADPREQAAYDLCRRLLAGDARLTDEAYAALAADLGATTTTELVVLVGYYRTLAQLLDVFNVGVPG, encoded by the coding sequence GTGCGCCTGCCCGACCTGACACCCGAGCGGCTCGACGAGGCACAGCGGGCGCTGCGCGAGCGGATCGTCGGCGGCCCCCGCGGCTCCGGTCCGCAGCACTTCCCGCTCACCACGCCGGACGGTGCGCTCACCGGGCCCTTCGGCGTGATGCTCCACGAGCCGGCCCTCGGGGCTCCGCTGCAGGAGCTCGGCAGCGCGATCCGCTACGCCACCGGCCTCGACGACCGCACCCGCGAGATCGCGATCCTCGCCGTCGCCGCCGCCACGGGCAGCGACTTCGAGCAGTACGCCCACGAGCGGGTCGGGCGTGCCGTCGGGCTCACCGACGACGAGATCGCCGCCCTCGCGGCCGGGGCCTTCACCTCCGCCGACCCGCGCGAGCAGGCGGCGTACGACCTGTGCCGGCGGCTGCTCGCCGGCGACGCGCGCCTCACAGACGAGGCCTACGCCGCGCTCGCGGCGGACCTCGGCGCGACCACCACGACCGAGCTCGTCGTGCTGGTCGGCTACTACCGCACGCTCGCCCAGCTCCTCGACGTCTTCAACGTCGGGGTGCCGGGCTGA